A segment of the Sander lucioperca isolate FBNREF2018 chromosome 7, SLUC_FBN_1.2, whole genome shotgun sequence genome:
GTCATCCACCAGCTCAGGTGTAACGGTGTGCTGGAGGGTATCAGAATCTGCAGAAAAGGTTTCCCCAGCAGAATCCTCTATGCTGACTTCAAGCAGAGGTATCAATGGATATTTTAGAAGAATTTTGATACagattattaaaagaaaatgctCACACTGACCATTAACTCTTTCATAAAAAGGTACAAGGTGCTGAATGCCAGTGTCATCCCCGAGGGCCAGTTCATTGACAACAAGAAGGCTTCAGAGAAGCTGCTTGGGTCAATTGATGTTCCACATGACGAGTACAAATTCGGACACACAAAGGTAAACACCTTGCTCTCTTATTTTACTGTAGAATAATGACCAAAGAGGTTAGGTTGTTCAGTCCAGTgtgtttgattgtttttttgttaattatatatgtattatatctgttaataataaagcaaaataTCTCTAAACTACTTACGTAATTGTAGAGTTTGGTGCCAAGGTGTAAGTGATTTATTGTTAGGATAGCGGCAGAGCAGCCTGCATGTGGCCATTATCAAAACCCTTCACCTTAGAAGCCCTGAACCATGTGGGGTAGgtggaaatgttttttgtttttgttttacagggTTTGAAGTATTCACTATCTGAGTTCATCctacattcatttttattttttgtttgatcaGGTGTTCTTCAAGGCCGGTCTGCTGGGTGTCCTTGAGGAGATGAGAGATGAAAAACTGGCAACTCTGGTCACAATGACTCAGGCTTTGGCCCGTGGTTATGTCATGAGAAGAGAGTTTGTGAAGATGATGGCGAGAAGGCATGTTAAAAACAGCTAATTCTGAATGATGGTACGAAAAATCAATAACAATAGTGTCCATAACAGCTACTTCTTGTCCGCAGGGAAGCCATATATTCCATCCAGTACAACATCCGCTCATTCATGAATGTCAAACACTGGCCATGGATGAAGGTGTACTACAAGATCAAACCTATGCTGAAGAGTGCTGAAACTGAGAAGGAGCTGGCAAATATGAAGGAAAACTATGATAAGATGCAAACTGACTTGGCTGCTGCCCTGGCCAAGAAGAAGGAACTGGAGGAGAAGATGGTGTCCCTTCTGCAGGAGAAAAATGATCTGCAACTGCAAGTAGCAGCTGTAAGTACACATCAACATACAGTTGTGCTTTTTCATGCATCTCAAAGTGTATGTGCTAACATCACCAGCTGTTCTCAAATATTTACCTAGGAATCAGAAAATCTGAATGATGCTGAAGAGAGATGTGAGGGACTTATCAAGAGTAAGATTCAGATGGAGGCCAAACTCAAAGAGACAAATGAGAGactggaggatgaagaggaaatcAATGCTGAGCTCACTGCCAAAAAGAGAAAGCTGGAGGATGAATGCTCTGAGCTCAAGAAGGATATTGATGACCTGGAGCTTACCTTGGCCAAAGTGGAAAAAGAGAAACATGCCACAGAGAACAAGGTTCGTCAATAATAATCTGTCTATCAGATTAAGTAAGACTATAATGATTACTGTTAAAACACAAGCTATTTCTTGCACACCTAGGTTAAGAACCTGACTGAGGAGATGGCCTCTCAGGATGAGAGCATTGCTAAGCTGACCAAGGAAAAGAAAGCCCTTCAGGAGGCTCATCAGCAGACTCTTGATGACCTGCAGGCAGAGGAAGACAAAGTCAACACTCTGACCAAGGCCAAGACCAAGCTTGAGCAGCAAGTGGATGATGTACGTTTACAAAGTCTCTTGGATTGGCAAAGCAAGACTCTTCTCGAATGTGATGGTTAAAAACTCATCTTATTTCTTAGCTTGAGGGTTCTCTGGAGCAAGAGAAGAAGCTCCGTATGGACCTTGAGAGAGCCAAGAGAAAGCTTGAGGGCGATCTGAAACTGGCCCAGGAATCCATCATGGATCTTGAGAATGACAAGCAGCAGTCTGATgagaaaattaaaaagtaactacatttttcAATTTGTATAACCATTCTTTTAACAATTTTGGTCAACTCTATGTATTTCATCTATACTTCTTACAGAAAAGACTTTGAAATCAGTCAGCTGCTTAGCAAGATAGAAGATGAGCAGTCACTGGGTGCTCAGCTTCAGAAGAAGATCAAGGAGCTCCAGGTGATATATCGCGATACACTGaacatttttgcaaatgtttccaATTTTGTGTATTAAAAGGGAAAGTTTACTGAAATACATCAAATCTATATTCAACAGGCTCGTATTGAGGAACTGGAGGAGGAGATTGAAGCTGAGCGTGCTGCTCGTGCCAAGGTTGAGAAGCAGAGAGCTGACCTCTCCAGGGAACTtgaggagatcagtgagaggctgGAGGAGGCCGGTGGTGCCACTGCTTCTCAGATTGAGATGAACAAGAAGCGTGAAGCTGAGTTCCAGAAGCTCCGTCGTGATCTTGAGGAGTCCACTCTGCAGCATGaagccactgctgctgctcttcgCAAGAAGCAGGCTGACAGCGTCGCTGAGCTGGGAGAGCAGATCGACAACCTCCAGCGTGTAAAGCAGAAGCTTGAGAAGGAAAAGAGTGAATACAAGATGGAGATTGATGACCTCTCCAGCAACATGGAGAATGTTGCTAAAGCAAAGGTACACAAtgcatgaaatgtttttttaactttctttctTTAACTAAAGAAGTATAGTAAATAAGGTACTTAATATTCTAAATAAAATCTGATCACTCATCTATATTTACTCATTAGGGAAATCTTGAAAAGATGTGCCGTACTCTTGAGGACCAACTCAGCGAACTGAAGACCAAGAATGATGAAAATGTCCGTCAAATCAATGACACAAGTGCACAGAGAGCACGTCTCCTGACAGAAAATGGTATCTACATGCTATCAGTTAATGATCTGTTGTGTATGTTATTGAAAAAACTGACACAAACTAATGTATCATGACATCTTTCACACAAGGTGAGTTCAGCCGTCAAGTTGAAGAGAAAGAAGCTCTTGTCTCCCAGCTGACCAGAGGCAAACAGGCATTCACACAGCAGATTGAGGAGCTGAAAAGACATGTTGAAGAGGAGGTTAAGGTAAGAAACTGTTAAGTGAGTGTGTATTGGTATTATTAGTTTGGGATTCAGGAATTTTGTAAATTCAATCATATTTCTTACACCAGGCCAAGAATGCTCTTGCCCATGGACTACAATCAGCCCGCCATGACTGTGATCTGCTGAGGGAGCAGTTTGAGGAGGAGCAAGAGGCCAAGGCTGAGCTGCAGCGTGGAATGTCCAAGGCCAACAGTGAGGTGGCTCAGTGGAGAGCTAAGTATGAAACTGATGCTATCCAGCGCACTGAGGAGCTTGAGGAAGCCAAGTGAGTAACATTCAAACAATTGAAGTGTAGTATTTTAGCATAACTCAACTGACAACTGCCTCACTTGTATACAATacttattattaattaaatattaaatttaaatacatttaaccaattcatttttttaaatgtttgtttagcATTTCAATTTGGAGCAAACATTTTACAGCTCTGTTTTCATATGTTCATTCAGAtccttaaaaaaatgttattaccATAATGGCCCCTTTTCCAACACCTGttcatttgaaaaataatatttagtttttagaCAAACCACAATGACACCAGTGTTCAACCAGTAGGTTAAACTCAAAAAGAATATCTGCTGTTGTGAAGACTTAAATGTAATATGAGCGCCACATTCTGAGATGCAAATTCGGAAAGGAAAAGTATTCTTATGATCTAGCCGATACGTTGTTTGTATGTCGAATATGGATTTTTCTAACTGTTACATAATGTTTTAAGAACTCACAGTGCAGACTCATGTAAGTTAGGCTTCAGGTAACTTCATAGTTTTTAGTGGGAAACAAATCTTAAGTTTTTTTCAAACAGGAAAAAGCTGGCTCAGCGTCTTCAGGAGGCTGAGGAGCAGATTGAGGCAGTGAATTCCAAGTGTGCTTCTCTTGAGAAAACCAAACAGAGGCTCCAGAGTGAGGTGGAGGACCTCATGATTGATGTGGAGAGAGCCAATGGGCTGGCTGCCAACCTGGACAAGAAGCAGAGGAACTTTGACAAGGTAGCAATGTTTACTTTGTGTTGCCAAGCCATACAAACAATGaaagacatacagtatttatctGGGTTCCTATTGCTGaaaagatatttattttttctcatattgCTACATAACCAACTGAACAGTATAAATGGTGTTAATCAGGTGTTGGCAGAGTGGAAACAGAAGTTCGAGGAGGGTCAGGCAGAGCTCGAGGGAGCACAGAAGGAGACTCGTTCTCTCAGCACTGAGCTGTTCAAGATGAAGAACTCTTATGAGGAatctctggatcagctggagaccATGAAGcgtgaaaacaaaaacctgcAACGTGAGTTCTACACTATGTAAAAGTTACATTGTATTCACTGTATTCAACACGTTAGAATAAAGTGTATATATTTTATGATTTAAGGCTTAACAATATAAAACACATGTATCTCTCTGCAGAGGAGATCTCAGATCTGACTGAACAGATTGGTGAGACTGGCAAGAGCATCCATGAGCTGGAGAAGTCCAAGAAGCAGGTGGAGACCGAGAAGGCTGAGATCCAGACAGCACTTGAAGAGGCTGAGGTACTTTTTTCTAGGGGCATCTTCTGagaaaatatactttaaaaagTTTGAAGGCAGATATCAATATTTTATCCTTTGATATCATCAGGGAACTCTGGAACACGAAGAGTCTAAGATCCTGCGTGTCCAGCTGGAGCTCAACCAGATTAAGGGTGAGGTGGACAGGAAGCTGGCAGAGAAAGATGAGGAGATGGAGCAGATCAAGAGGAACAGCCAGAGGGTGATTGACTCCATGCAGACCAATCTGGATTCTGAGGTCAGGAGCAGAAACGATGCCCTGAGAatcaagaagaagatggagGGAGACCTGAATGAGATGGAGATTCAGCTGAGCCACGCCAATCGCCAGGCTGCTGAGTCCCAGAAGCAGCTGAGGAATGTGCAGGCACAGCTGAAGGTATTGTTAGACACAGAGCTGTTGCACAGACTATGATCAGTGCAGGTACATTTTGGCATTCATGTGAATATTGTCCTGATATTTTTTTCACTAGGATGCACAACTGCACCTTGATGATGCTGTCAGAGCCCAGGAGGAGTTCAAGGAACAAGCTGCTATGGTGGATCGCAGAAACGGTCTCATGGTAGCTGAAATCGAGGAACTTAGAGTTGCTCTTGAACAGACGGAGAGAAGTCGCAAAATCGCTGAGCAGGAGCTGGTGGACGCCAGTGAGCGTGTTGGACTTCTGCACTCTCAGGTGAACAAGCCAAATCATTACTTCAATAACTCAAAAATGTAATGACTTTGTAAATAACATGAAAACCAGGCATGTGATGACTAAAGTGCCTAAATCTTTTTGCCTGTTAGAACACAAGCCTTCTGAACTCCAAGAAGAAGCTTGAGTCTGACCTGGTCCAGGTCCAGAGTGAAGTGGATGACACTGTTCAGGAAGCAAGGAATGCAGAGGAGAAGGCCAAGAAGGCCATCACTGATGTGGgtttacattttaattgttCTCACTTTTACtctaatgtgttttttaaagatataaTTACAGCACCATTATGTAACTCTTTTATCTTTTCATAACAGCTTCAAAATCATGTTTATGCTACACTGACTTAGAATGGGGAGAATGGTGCCTCTAACTAACATTTTATGTTGTCTCTTCTAGGCTGCTATGATGGctgaggagctgaagaaggagCAGGATACCAGCTCCCACCtggagaggatgaagaagaacCTGGAGGTCTCTGTTAAGGACCTGCAGCACCGCCTGGATGAGGCTGAGAACCTGGCCATGAAGGGTGGCAAGAAGCAGCTCCAGAAACTTGAGTCCAgggtaagaaagaaagaaagaatttgcagagctgaaaaaaaaaaaaaaaaaaggatggatACTTATTGCCTTATTGTCCATTGAAGGTGCGTGAATTAGAGGCAGAGGTTGAAGCTGAGCAGAGACGCGGAGCAGATGCCATTAAGGGTGTCCGAAAATATGAGAGGAGGGTGAAGGAGCTCACCTATCAGGTACAGTCATATTGATAGTTAACATACAAATCAACTTAACAAACAAAACACCTTCatttacaaataaatacacTTTAACAGACTGAGGAGGACAAGAAAAACGTTGCCAGGCTGCAGGATCTAGTTGACAAGTTGCAGCTCAAAGTCAAGGCCTACAAGAGGCAGGCTGAGGAGGCGGTAAggacaatatatatattttcaacaCTGAAAGCTTAATACTGTGGCAAATTTATTGCACACAAAGTAGACCGTTGGTATGTTAGGAGATTCAAAAATGTCAATCACTATGTTTTTTCAGGAGGAGCAGGCCAACACTCATCTGTCCAAGTGCAGGAAGGTGCAGCAtgagctggaggaggctgaggagCGCGCTGACATCGCAGAGTCCCAGGTCAACAAGATGAGAGCAAAGAGCCGTGACTCTGGCAAGGTAAATATTTGCATGTCAGCTTTATGAAAATGCAACCAAATGAAATTCCTCCTACTCTAATTTATTTCATGACTGAAAAAAATGACCATGATTCCCTTAAGCCTCATATAATTAACGACAGACAAAACGTTTACAGAGTATGAGAATTACAGTATGTAGGCGCATTACCACTGTATGTATTAATTGTTTCATTTCTTCCAGGGAAAAGAGGCAGCTGAGTAACGAACTTCAGCTAATGGGCTGTTTCTAATCATATAATATGATGTGAAATATACCACAATAAAATAGTTTTTGACTTTAAATTGCATTGTCTGTTATTTTGGTCCAACCATGTCCTCTGAGATTTAGATAATGTGTGACACAGCTAAAAAATAATTCTACAACCTTTAGGAATGGCTGGCTACAACGTAAAGTACACTGCATACTTCTTTATTTCATAGGGTGGGGACTGGTTTAAAGTCAACAGTGGGGGCGACCTCTAGTTCATCTAGTAGAGAGAGCACTCCATATAgtgctgagtccttggcagcggcctgGGTTTGAATTTgacttgcggccctttgctgcacgtcattccctctctccccccacccccctttccTATCTACTATCActataatctttaaa
Coding sequences within it:
- the LOC116046512 gene encoding myosin heavy chain, fast skeletal muscle-like isoform X6, coding for MSTDAEMAVYGKAAIYLRKPERERIEAQTAPFDAKTACYVADVKELYLKAKMLKKDGDKVTVEILDTKEERTVKEADVHPMNPPKYDKIEDMAVMTHLNEATVLYNLKERYAAWMIYTYSGLFCVTVNPYKWLPVYDAECVTAYRGKKRMEAPPHIFSVSDNAFQFMLTDRENQSVLITGESGAGKTVNTKRVIQYFATIAVGGVKRDASKGSLEDQIIAANPLLEAYGNAKTVRNDNSSRFGKFIRIHFGATGKLASADIETYLLEKSRVTFQLPDERGYHIFYQMMTAHMPELIDLALITTNPYDFPMCSMGQITVASIDDKVELEATDNAIDILGFSNEEKMSIYKLTGAVLHHGNMKFKQKQREEQAEPDGTEEADKVAYLLGLNSADMLKALCYPRVKVGNEYVTKGQTVPQVMNSVTALAKAIYERMFLWMVVRINQMLDTKQARQFYIGVLDIAGFEIFDFNTLEQLCINFTNEKLQQFFNHTMFVLEQEEYKKEGIIWEFIDFGMDLAACIELIEKPMGIFSILEEECMFPKATDTSFKNKLYDQHLGKSKTFEKPKPPKKGKAEAHFSLVHYAGTVDYNIIGWLDKNKDPLNDSVCQLYQKSPVKVLAICFPPVVEETGGKKGGKKKGGSMQTVSSQFRENLGKLMTNLRSTHPHFVRCLIPNESKTPGLMENFLVIHQLRCNGVLEGIRICRKGFPSRILYADFKQRYKVLNASVIPEGQFIDNKKASEKLLGSIDVPHDEYKFGHTKVFFKAGLLGVLEEMRDEKLATLVTMTQALARGYVMRREFVKMMARREAIYSIQYNIRSFMNVKHWPWMKVYYKIKPMLKSAETEKELANMKENYDKMQTDLAAALAKKKELEEKMVSLLQEKNDLQLQVAAESENLNDAEERCEGLIKSKIQMEAKLKETNERLEDEEEINAELTAKKRKLEDECSELKKDIDDLELTLAKVEKEKHATENKVKNLTEEMASQDESIAKLTKEKKALQEAHQQTLDDLQAEEDKVNTLTKAKTKLEQQVDDLEGSLEQEKKLRMDLERAKRKLEGDLKLAQESIMDLENDKQQSDEKIKKKDFEISQLLSKIEDEQSLGAQLQKKIKELQARIEELEEEIEAERAARAKVEKQRADLSRELEEISERLEEAGGATASQIEMNKKREAEFQKLRRDLEESTLQHEATAAALRKKQADSVAELGEQIDNLQRVKQKLEKEKSEYKMEIDDLSSNMENVAKAKGNLEKMCRTLEDQLSELKTKNDENVRQINDTSAQRARLLTENGEFSRQVEEKEALVSQLTRGKQAFTQQIEELKRHVEEEVKAKNALAHGLQSARHDCDLLREQFEEEQEAKAELQRGMSKANSEVAQWRAKYETDAIQRTEELEEAKKKLAQRLQEAEEQIEAVNSKCASLEKTKQRLQSEVEDLMIDVERANGLAANLDKKQRNFDKVLAEWKQKFEEGQAELEGAQKETRSLSTELFKMKNSYEESLDQLETMKRENKNLQQEISDLTEQIGETGKSIHELEKSKKQVETEKAEIQTALEEAEGTLEHEESKILRVQLELNQIKGEVDRKLAEKDEEMEQIKRNSQRVIDSMQTNLDSEVRSRNDALRIKKKMEGDLNEMEIQLSHANRQAAESQKQLRNVQAQLKDAQLHLDDAVRAQEEFKEQAAMVDRRNGLMVAEIEELRVALEQTERSRKIAEQELVDASERVGLLHSQNTSLLNSKKKLESDLVQVQSEVDDTVQEARNAEEKAKKAITDAAMMAEELKKEQDTSSHLERMKKNLEVSVKDLQHRLDEAENLAMKGGKKQLQKLESRVRELEAEVEAEQRRGADAIKGVRKYERRVKELTYQTEEDKKNVARLQDLVDKLQLKVKAYKRQAEEAEEQANTHLSKCRKVQHELEEAEERADIAESQVNKMRAKSRDSGKGKEAAE